TATAGTGGATGCTCAATATGCTTAGGAGATACTTGTATTGCTTAATAAGTCGTGGTTTCTTATATCATTcatcttaaatatttttcaggTCTTTTGACTAGCGATAAGTAGAACGGAAGGCACTATTTGTGGCAAACTTATAATAGTTGGAGCTTTGGGTATGAGTTAGGGTAGATGTATACATCCGATAATAGCTATTGGATTTTGCTGAGTTGAAGATgtttatattcatttttatggATTTTGAATTCTAATCCTATGCTCAGATCACTATTTTATTAGATATGTAGATGGAGATAtacttattttgattttgaatacGGGTTAATATTGGTAATGTTTAAGGCTGCCTTCGTTGGGTAGAGGATGGTCATGTCATTTCCCCTATACTTGTAGGAGTCGGGATGTGACATGTCGAGACTCTAAAATGatgcaaaattaaaatgatactttatttttgtcttttggctATTCAATTTATAACGTGTCACTtattatatttacatttttttagattatttgattaattatattacTTTTATTATAGGATTTTGTCTTGACCATTTCAATGTCAAATGCTAAAAGCAAGATAAACAATTATGTATATGTTGTAAGATCACATGCATGAGCATGATAATCGTTACAATGAGGCTAGACATTTCTCGCGGATATCTATTTCAATTGATGTATGTCTTATGGACGTAAATTATCCATAAAATCGACGAGAAATGATTGCGTGATAGTCTTTAATGTACCGTGAAAATAACAATCTATTCTAgaccacaaaaatcaaattacaaataattataaattattgtgggacccatttctttaagaatttatgactcataataaattgttattctcatGCTATCCCCAAATATTGTTATGCTAGCAAAGTGCTATAATCAACTATCCATAATCTTACCATAAAACACggaaaaactaaattagcaaaagattagattagagtaatcTACTTTTGGGAAAATTGCCAAGAACTTCAGCAAAGTATTCATGTTTAGGAGATCTTCTAATTATCCTTCTTAATGGAAAATGcagcttttctattttttgtattattctttcctcctcttttgACTGATGCGTTAACGTAGGAGGAACCATGAGATTGAGTTATTGTTCATACGTTTTGGCCTCTTGAAACACCCTCCAATTATAGGCTTCTTCACTTCAAACCTCTCATTCATCAAAAACCAATAGGGTACCCCTCCCACCTGATTTCTCTCCTATCTCTAAAATTTTCCATTCTTCCACCGCCCCCGCcccctcgccgccaccgccattTGCACCTCCTTAGCCCCCAATTTCAGATAGTGACCTCCCCCTCCTTTCGCCTGCCGCTCCCCATCTTCTCATGGAGGGGCGGGATCACCTTCTTCTAGCACTGAAGCCATTAGCCATGAGCCGCCTGTGCTCGACCCAGACCGCGACCCCGACCCATTGAGGCCCAATGAGCCGCGTGAAGGCTTTCCTAGGGGCACTTACGTCGTTCAAGTGCCCAAGGACCAGGTTTACCGCATTCCCCCGCCTGAAAATGCCATGATCGTCAAGCGCTACCGCACTCCCATTGCCAAAAGCAAGAGGTcatgttgctgctgctgctgcatctTGTGTCTGCTATTGATCTTCATCGCCGTCCTCATCGTCCTTGGGGTTCTCGTGAGCATTTCCTCAATTTTCATTAAGACCGAGGACCCCGTGTTCTGCATCGATCATTTCCTCGTCAAGAATACGCCGCGCTCTAGCCAAGGTAACGTTGAACATGAGTTTGATATAAGGACAAGGGCTAAGAACCCGAATGGGAGGAGTGGGATCTTGTTCAAGGAAGGGGGAAAGTTCCCTTTTGTTTGATCAAGGAAGTTGCGGCCGGAACATTTCCAACCTTTTATCAAAGTAAGAAGAACACGACGACATCTCAATTAATCCTTCATGATTCTAGTGATGGATCATCGAAGGAAATCGAGGAAAGCATGAAGGGCACGAAATCGAAGCCGAATTTGGCGTTCTCACTAGCTATTAAAGTCCCAGCTAGGATGACGGTCGGATTTTTTAGGAAACAGGATGTGAACATTGTTGTTTCGTGCAACTTTGAGGTTGATACATTAGTTAAGGGAACTCGTATACTTTCCCAACAATGTCGTACCAAACACTAGGTGTAACGAGATTGTAGCTTGCTGGGGATCAAGGTAGTCGTTCTAAACATTTAAATGACAGTTGCAAATGCTTAGGAAAGTTTTCGCCATCATATTCTTTGACATGTTAGTTGAACCGTTTTCCTCGCTAATTCTTGCAGTACGTAGAATCTCGGTCGGATACGTACTATCGAGCATTCCATGCATTCTGTATTTGATGGCTTCCATGATCTCTGTTTGATACCGAGAAACGGATTCGTGATATTCCAGGCACGTCTCTAATTGCAAAAGAAGCAATGTATCATGTGAACATCAGCTTCTTGTCTCCTAATCTATGAGACATATCGACCTTTAACCCTAGAGATGATCTTGTTTTCGTGGACCTCAATGGGTCGACTGTCATGAAATGACGGTATTCCAAGCTTAGCTCGAAGATGACTAAGAAAGAAGGCCTACCCTTTGAGAAAATTATTGACATTGCTAAGCTAACGGTACCGTCATTCCTAGAGGATGACAGTGAATTCTACCACAAATGTGGAGGGCGACCATTGAGAAGTAAATTTAGCAAAGTATTCTATTCAAGGAAGGcgcaaaaatcctaaaaatttatgatatattaacgtacaaaacaacaaaaattctttctttactcAATTAAATACAAATTAGTCTCTCTTTCCATGGTTAGTGTATTTGGGATATTGAGAAATTTTCAGCTCACAAACGAAACGTCTCCCATTTAAATCCTATTAATTAAATACAAACTATTCAGAGTCAAAGTCACTTGTACAGGTGAAATGTCATGACTTATTGCACTTGGATTGCAATGCTTcatgggttattttactttctttattgCAAGTGCGAAAAATTGTTTACGATGGTGATGTGTGCTATTAGAAATCGTACATTTATTTGTCTTCTAATAAAATTGTTTGAATCGTTCTTTTACATTGAATTATAATTATCGTATATTGATGATGTTTTCTCATTAGTGTCTTTTCCATTCCCTTATATTTGTTTTAGTAGatatttttttctaactttaaaatccctcgAAGTGGTATTCACGAATTTCTCAAGAAACTAGACAAACAAGTTAAtaagtttctttttctatgCCCTTATTGCTATTTTGGCTGATTTATATGTCTAATAAGAGAAATCCCACTCGGTGGGCTAGCAAAGCCACCGGGTGGGgatttatgattttcccaagGGAATATGTGGTGCACACAGGAGAAAATAACAGTACCGTCGTGCtctaatttcccaaaattatctGCCTAGAGCAGCTCTTGATTTCCAATTATCCCAGGATCTTTCCAAACCCGAGCCCGAACTCCGGTCCGAGCCTCAAATTATACTTGAAGCCGTGGCCCTAAATCCCAGGCCCAAAAGAATCAGGTCGTTTCAGCTTTTGGGTTACCAGGTTCTTTCTGCCCTAGTTATAAGCAGTATTACACTCAGTAACTAGGGCTTTACATGGATGTGGAGGAGCTTATAATATAATAAGCAAGACTATATATGCGATGAGGGCATAAAGTAGAGATAATTTCAAAATGTTGTATAAAGGTGCAGACCATAGATAATAAGGGCGTCATCCGCACGTCTAATCTTTTGGCAGCAGATTAAAACACAACAAAAGAGCAGGCAAATCAGGTGATTTGATTTCTCGTAATTGGAAATTGACTCTATTTTCAAGACCTTGAATTTGCTCAAACACTGAAAATGTCGATAAGGGCCCCTGGTTCCTCAATTcgtttcttccccttttttgaTTGGTTTTTGCTACTGTTCTATCTACAGGCAATTTAAGGTAGCGCACAAGCCGAATAAAATATGGATAAATAGAGTATACACTGCCGATGCAGAGGAAAATGTACACAAgcaataatttctagaaataatgacacaaataatctttgaattttgacttaatgtgcaatatgatctctgaatttttaatttatttaatgtggtccctaaactttaacCCAGTGTATAAtatgatccctaaatttttaatttgatcaatgcgatttttggacttttggtaCATGCTCAATATAGtccctaaattatataaaattgttCAATGTCGtcattctattaattcaagattggagacaacattgaatatttttatatagttcaatGACTTAATTGAACATATATCAAAGTTCAAAGAattgcattaaacaaattaaaagttaatgGACCATATTGAAGATTGAGTTAAAGTTCACGAACTacgttgaacaaattaaaaattcataaattacatTTCACATTGGgctaaaagtttagagatcatttGTATCATCATCGTCCCTAATTTCTATGTCTTTGTAATTGAACAGTAGTTTTCCTTGTGACTATTGAAAGGTTGGAAAATTGATTACCATCCAagtaaaacattttccttcttaGTATCATAGGATATCCAAACTttcgatttgatttttaatcCTCACAAATACGCGTAAATCGTTCGGTTCACGTGCATGAGTAAGAGTCCAATCATATATGATGGTTGTgaatggaaaatgttttgatttaAATATTAGATCTGCTGTTTCCAACCGGGCTGTGAAAATTCTTCTTCATGGAAATATCGGAAGGCTCTTATACTTGATGAAGCGAATTGAGGATAAATTGTTAATAAAAATCGGAGTATTAGCAAATTAGCAACCAACAGATTTTTCCCTTCTCACTAGCACTATATTCTGCAGTGCTCACCCTCGGAGAAGAGCGCAGTTTCAGTCGGTTCACACCTGTCGGAGAGAATCAAATGATAAGCAACCAATTATAGAACCAACATACAACAAAGTGGCTCTGTCTGACCAACTTTCTGCTCCAAATTTCACGAATATTCAAAACCCTAAGCTCGGCCCTCGAGGCAAGACAGATATatttagctctctctctctctctctctttgtgcaTCTCCATGCAGAAACACGGTAGGAACCCTAACATGCATAAAAGTTTCTGACAGCTAGGTTAGTGGTGAATATATTCCACAAATTCTAGGGCATGGATTCCAATGTTTCAGATGTTCGTGAAGTTCCTTTGATTATCTGGTGTGGTTCATCTGGGGCAGGAGGTTATTCATGCTGGAGAAATCAATGACATTATGAGTGCCTCGAAGATCTAAAGTACATTTTAAATGTACTAATGAGCCATTATTGGGTTCGGCAAACACCTGCCAACCAATTTTCTTGTGCTGTGGGTTAGTGAGGGGATAGTTGGTTCTTTGGGAAGTGCCCTTTTCCACCAATAATTGGAGGGTTGAAGGGTTGAAGGGTTTCTTTAATGCTCCAGTTTTGAGTGCACCAATGATGGATATAGATATCTAATAGGGTTTTGGTAATGAATATGCTAAGGACATTGTTAAGCTTGGCAATATGTAGAAATCTATGTGGAAATATTTAATTGGGTATTGAATCAAGTGCATTACATCTTGACTCACATATAAAGAAATAATATCcgtaaaaaaaagtaaaaacacaaATCGCCCATTTCATTGTCAAAATCCACTTTCTAACCATTGTTTGATCGTTATGAGAGCATTAGTATATTTGATCAAATCTTTCATCTACTGATTTTAAGATCTTCatctatttaattaatttttcgtATGGATTGATAGTAACCACTCAACTTTGCTGCATATCACTGGAGTGAGATTTTTTGTGTTTAAATTTCTTAGATCCCTAATTTGTCTCTTAATATAATGTTCCACATGGCAAGGGTGTATCGCAACAGATGTTGAATCACTTGTTCGTCCACAAAAGTTTACCGCAATAATACCcatcaagcttttttttttccttctttttccttttatttagtAATATAGTGGGGAGCTCTCTTTACACGTCCCCAAGAGGAGTACTGATTTTTCAGGGCCTGCGAAGCATGTTGCTTGTCCCATTTAATATCAATGTCTTCTTCAAGTGAATCAATCACTTTGAGTGGATTCCAACTCCTCTTCAACCATGGCTTCTCCTTTTGACATTTAGTGGGTTTCCTTTCACCACCTAACACTcttgaagaaaagaggaaaacgaaCACATTAAACTACAGCATTTCGTCCATTAGAGAGCGACTATGAGATTCCTCAGTCTGATGCAGGTGGGCTCTCCGAAATCTTACCAGCCAATCATGCGCGTCCGCTTTTCTGGTTTCTTGATCGCAGATCGGCCTTGCTTCCACTGATTTAGGCTTTAGACTGCATGTTCACCTGATTTAGTGTTTGATTCTTCCGTTAAACAAATTGGTTAATCGCCCAGTTGGGCACCACGACTGCTTCAGTTGCGCTTCCTTTCCGGCGTTTAATAGAGAAAAGTAATGCCGCAATGATAAACGCTCTGCCCAATCTGCTTTAAGCTTTTCTTAATTTGCCCGTCCCCTTTCCACCTCTTTGTCCGCGACAAGGGGTGAATCCATGTGACAATGTGTGAAAAGCTGGGAGCAACCCGCTAATGTCGGCCAGGAGTCGGGAAATTGTTTATGTCGGCAGTTCGCCATGAGATAATTGGTTACCTTTTCGATCGATTCGGCAAACAATCAAAGTTGATTAGCTTTGGAATTGTTGACTATGTTagattaaatatattttgatcCTGATccaaatttctgaaattaagaGGCGGAACTTCATTAAGAACATCAAAGCAATGACGGTATGGGATGAACTTATAATTAGAGAGGCCTAGATGGATCCTCCATTTAAGGGTTGAAAGGATCATGCATTAACCACGTCCCTAAGTTAGATGTTACACACATTTTTCACCAAACCCTAATTTAGTCCCCTTCGTTTGTATTTCTCCATGACCAGCCACCATTGCCACTGGTACAGCTGCCTAGCGTAGCCTACCATGGCCTTATCATCGTTGTTGCCGGCTGTCTTTCGTCTATCTGTTGCATCCATTTATCCCTCTGTTTGAATAAATTTTACTTAGGTATACATTATGTGATTCAGTAaattttacttcttttattcGTTCCTTCTTGATGTTTTCAGTAAAATAATAAACTCATCTGTAGGACAACTTAACTAATTGAGTTTACTTGTAATTagatgattttaatttttgaatttttaggcTTATCAGTATTTAACGAGAAGAGATATCTAAAGAAGATAATCTAATCTACACTTACCTATTCtgagaaattttaatttcattataaattNNNNNNNNNNNNNNNNNNNNNNNNNNNNNNNNNNNNNNNNNNNNNNNNNNNNNNNNNNNNNNNNNNNNNNNNNNNNNNNNNNNNNNNNNNNNNNNNNNNNTTTTAGTTTTTTTTGGTCTCGAATCATGATCTTTACGGTTGCTATTGAGtgtttcttgaaatattttcttaaaagtgaaTTAGAGTTTTGAGCCATATAAATGCTTGATCATGGGTTTCAATCTTATTATTAGAGCGTAGCATGCATCAAAATAGTGTTTGTGAATTAATTGCGCAGTTGCTTTGTGGTCGGAAGCATACTTGCATCCTATAGATTGCTACTCCTTCTAGGTTTAGTTTCTTACTATGCTTCCATAAGTTCTTTATCATCAGTTTCGGGTTGCCGTGTTACTTCTAATTATTGACTTGTTGGAAATAATGATGCAAGATAACATAGAGATGACTTGCAAAATAAAAAGcctaaggggaaaaaaagaaaaaaacaaaatgaaaagcgtgacccaaataataataataaaaatcgcTTTTATAGGATTTTACGAGAAGTGGTGGACCCCATAAGAGATAATATGGTCAAGACAATCCATAAGGAtaatatggtaaaaaaaattgaaaaaagaaaagaaaaaagaaaaaagaaagtgtctTAAGTCAAAAGAGAAGTGTAAAAAGTGCCGCCCAAAACTAAACGTAAATTTGTACCCTAGCAATAAATGGCCTTAGTTAATTTGTCAAACGAGTTATCGATCAAGTCTTGTTTGCATATATCCatttataatttcaagaaataattAGGAAGAAAAAGTAACCCAGCAAAATAATGTGAATAACTCTTTAACCAAtctaagcaaaagaaaaaaataactataTAGGACACTTGATGATCACCTCTTTCGACAATTAACCTAAAATACTAAACCCACATGAATCCTGGCCCCATGCCCCACCATTTTCTCCTCCACCCAATTTGTAAGGGGAATATACTTATCGTTGGGGGTGGGGCCCCCTGCACCCCCTCGCCCGTTCATATTGGAATCTTTACTTAACACGATACACACcgaaataaaacaaacaaaaagattttgattctcttacctttttagcaaaatggGACGCTTGTCGTGATGGAAGAGACGTCAAACACAATTAATTTCTTGGATCCAATTTCTTGTCAATAATCACCATGAGAAGGCCATCGTCAATGACACCATGCATCAATTAAAGAGTATGAAGTCAGTAAAACTCTCGGTATTCTCATTACGGGTCAAAGCCAAACTTAACAGCTAATATATGAACTTATGTCATGTGAATCGTATTAAAACACGTCTTCAGATTGAACAACGGTAAAAAGCATTTCACAGCCACATCTCAGACACATTTTATCGAACTAGTTTCGTGCGTAGtatgaaaaataaaactgaGCATCTACGAACTCGGACTACAATTACATCGACACAGAAACAGCCCGCAATATGTCTAATCGTTAACATAGACTCGGAAAAGTTGGATTCGATCCTAATCTGAAACATGCTATCTCAGCTCTTCTCCCTCACCAGAAAAAAGCACAACAGGATAAGAGGGTTGCATTGTTAATGGACCGAAACGAAGCCCTAACTAGCAACTAGATCAATGAAGGAAGCTTCGATCATCGTTAAGGATCGAAGTCGCGGCCAAGGAACAGATCTCGAGCGAGACCTAGTCGCTTCACTACTTTAAGCCATGAACCCGAGCAAAACGGGCGAGTTCTGTGTTACGTCAAAGGTCGGAACTGGTGAAAGAGGGATGGGTAGGAGCAGAGCCCTTCAGAGTACTCAGGTCAAGAGAACAAGGGCGAACAGAAGCTTTGGTGCGATTGCGGGAGGAGTAGGGTGACCAGCAGTGAAGAGCGGCGACGGCCGCGCGTTGTGAGGAAGAAGACCAACGGCCGCAAACCAGCCggattcaatttttctttacttttctttttccttttttaacaaggagatatggttcgccagaCCAGCAAAATTAGGTTTCAACAATTACCCACTATTTTATCTTCATCAAGTGACCACTTAATTCATACGCTTATAATAACTATTTGTCACATAtcagctcaattaaataatcacTCAATTCCTAAAACGACTGGGTCTTTTCTCTATGAAGGTGAAAAGAAGTAGCCTATATTAAATAATCACTCAATTCCCAAAGACACCGACGATCACACACATACGTCGTGTGTGCCTCGACATTGGCCTTTATATTAAACCAAAAGCGAGATTTGCTTTTTCGTGGTTTTAATATTATccattgaacaaaagaaaagaaataagttccCACAAGAAAcaagtataaaattttaaactggAAGTTAATATCTTTAGACTTGAATTCTATCCACTAAAAATATTGGAGAACTCAATGGGTACCTATAAACAGTTACTCACAAAGGATGCCCTTGCCATGGCTTCCTGCAACAAAGAAGAGAACCCACCCTCTCTCGGTTTTGTTCCCATAATTAGATCAATTAGGCCTATAAGATTGACattcattatttgttttctacTTAAGTTGAATCTTGCGATTTTTGCACATTTTCGCTTTTTTCCTTATAAATCCGAAACATTCGAAACCCTCATAACGTGTGCATTTTAACAAGTACATACAATTCTTCCTTGGTTGAATGCATAAAGGACGGTGGAGGAGTTTTTAGAGCATCAATTCTAGATGGGCATTGTCAAATTAGTGCTAGAAAGTTgaactttattaattgtttttactTTCAATATCATATCAAGGATGAAATAGGATTTTTCTACATATCCAAGATATGGAAGCCTTCTCCACTTTTCTTGAAAGGCATATTGGTCAATTTTAtggtggcaatttttatttcatagaTAT
The window above is part of the Eucalyptus grandis isolate ANBG69807.140 chromosome 6, ASM1654582v1, whole genome shotgun sequence genome. Proteins encoded here:
- the LOC104451180 gene encoding NDR1/HIN1-like protein 13, whose translation is MAPAILSPPADAAYTLGHRDPDPLRPNEPREGFPRGTYVVQVPKDQVYRIPPPENAMIVKRYRTPIAKSKRSCCCCCCILCLLLIFIAVLIVLGVLVSISSIFIKTEDPVFCIDHFLVKNTPRSSQGNVEHEFDIRTRAKNPNGRSGILFKEGGKFPFV